In the genome of Leeuwenhoekiella sp. MAR_2009_132, one region contains:
- a CDS encoding DUF4442 domain-containing protein, which produces MSVTPRKFNTFILFKLPSAWLCGVRIKSISSKTAITTVTHRWINQNPFNSMFWAVQGMAAELSTGAMVIDQIKESGYKISMLVANNKASFTKKATGKITFACNDGHKIEEAIQKTIATGEGQTFWMQSVGTNKEGIAVSTFDFQWTVKVKSKG; this is translated from the coding sequence ATGTCTGTAACACCGCGTAAATTCAACACCTTTATACTATTTAAACTGCCGTCTGCTTGGTTGTGTGGTGTGCGTATAAAATCAATATCATCAAAGACAGCAATTACTACAGTAACCCATAGATGGATTAATCAGAATCCATTTAATTCTATGTTTTGGGCAGTGCAGGGTATGGCTGCAGAGTTAAGTACAGGAGCTATGGTTATAGATCAAATAAAGGAAAGCGGGTATAAAATTTCTATGCTGGTGGCTAATAACAAAGCTTCATTTACAAAAAAGGCTACTGGTAAAATCACTTTTGCGTGTAATGACGGTCATAAAATTGAAGAAGCAATTCAAAAAACAATTGCGACCGGTGAGGGACAAACATTTTGGATGCAAAGTGTAGGTACAAATAAGGAAGGAATAGCCGTTAGTACATTCGATTTTCAATGGACAGTTAAAGTTAAAAGTAAAGGTTAA
- a CDS encoding DUF4870 domain-containing protein produces the protein METSITNYQKNVATFIHLSVFAQFIFPLGNFIAPLLIWAALKKESVYVDNHGRRALNFQMSTTLYAIAIILIAIPFIIWQAINASDQFDTIYLQSFESFTIPGDALGLIVTGLIFGILLLALCMLSLFSVISAAVSASNGEPYKYPLSINFLKPLSASNQKAPLDSSPKA, from the coding sequence ATGGAAACTAGTATTACAAATTATCAAAAAAACGTAGCTACATTTATTCACCTATCTGTATTTGCGCAATTTATATTTCCGTTAGGAAATTTTATAGCACCCTTATTAATATGGGCAGCTTTAAAGAAAGAATCTGTATATGTTGATAATCATGGGAGGCGCGCCCTAAACTTTCAAATGAGTACAACTCTTTATGCTATTGCTATTATACTTATTGCGATACCATTTATAATATGGCAGGCAATCAATGCCTCAGATCAATTTGACACTATTTATCTACAATCATTTGAGAGTTTTACAATTCCAGGTGACGCTCTAGGTTTAATTGTTACAGGGCTAATTTTTGGGATATTATTACTGGCACTTTGTATGTTGTCGCTCTTTTCAGTCATATCTGCCGCAGTAAGTGCCAGTAATGGAGAACCATATAAATATCCTTTGAGTATAAACTTTTTAAAACCGCTTAGTGCTTCTAACCAGAAAGCACCTTTAGACTCATCACCTAAAGCTTAA
- a CDS encoding PadR family transcriptional regulator, translating to MKIENTKAQMRKGVLEYCILSILKDEDAYVAEILDTLKDAKLLVVEGTIYPLLTRLKNAGLLNYRWEESTSGPPRKYYGLTDTGKLFLNELSSTWDDLQKAVQLVTNHKAKNNE from the coding sequence ATGAAGATTGAAAACACAAAAGCGCAAATGCGTAAAGGTGTTTTGGAGTATTGCATCTTATCAATATTAAAGGATGAAGATGCCTATGTTGCCGAAATATTAGACACGCTAAAAGACGCTAAGTTACTGGTGGTTGAAGGTACAATTTACCCACTACTTACCAGACTTAAAAATGCCGGTTTATTAAACTATCGCTGGGAAGAATCTACTAGCGGGCCGCCTCGTAAGTATTACGGGCTCACAGATACCGGAAAGCTCTTCTTAAATGAACTATCATCAACCTGGGACGACCTTCAAAAAGCCGTTCAACTGGTAACCAATCATAAAGCTAAAAACAATGAATAA
- a CDS encoding PspC domain-containing protein produces the protein MNKTVNINLAGLFFHIDENAYAKLQRYLDAIKRSFTDAQGRDEIIQDIEARIGELFNERVKNERQVIGLTEVDEVIKIMGQPEDYRLDEDLFEDEGAPVYTANSSKKLYRDTDTSYLGGVCAGLGHYFQIDAVWIRLALVLLTIFSWGGFILIYIAFWIFVPVALTTSEKLEMRGKAVNIDNIQRKVKEGFDTVADSVKNVDYVKYGNQARKGADSLATSLGALVMFILKVFVKFIGILLIIIGGSTLIALFVALVSAGTLDVFGQQGRILGYAEMVNTSGAPIWLITLLTFLAIGIPFFMLFYLGLRILVNTLKRLSLTAKLSLLGLWLISLIAIAVLGVRQGMATAVDGEVLITEVIAANPTDTLKVKMVTQNQYGADKYHNTSWKIRTDENGKKVIYNRDVNLSIQKSDSPEAKLIIKKNAQGSSYEEAEARAGTIYYNFKYENGTLLLDNFFVTELASKFRDQEINLIIAIPEGMTLLTDENISSYHRSRYSDLLDHDHIGYHTIMRSNTLMCTDCPLEEFTETNDWEYSESTTDSTSTDGIYEYKAKVTPKKDGVMVKQTGIKDSVYTRQDSIN, from the coding sequence ATGAATAAAACAGTTAATATTAATCTAGCAGGCCTATTTTTTCACATAGATGAGAATGCTTATGCAAAATTACAACGCTATCTCGACGCGATAAAAAGGTCATTTACAGACGCTCAAGGTCGTGATGAAATTATTCAGGATATTGAAGCTCGAATTGGTGAACTTTTTAATGAACGCGTAAAAAATGAACGTCAGGTAATAGGTCTTACCGAAGTTGACGAAGTCATTAAAATAATGGGGCAACCCGAAGATTACCGTCTTGACGAAGATCTTTTTGAAGATGAGGGTGCTCCTGTCTACACTGCAAATAGTTCTAAAAAATTATACCGAGATACAGATACTTCCTATCTAGGTGGGGTTTGTGCTGGTCTGGGTCATTACTTTCAGATTGATGCAGTATGGATACGTCTAGCACTCGTTTTATTAACAATATTCTCCTGGGGTGGTTTTATTCTAATTTATATAGCTTTCTGGATATTTGTTCCGGTAGCACTTACGACTTCAGAAAAACTTGAAATGCGGGGAAAGGCCGTAAACATAGACAATATACAGCGTAAAGTAAAAGAGGGTTTTGACACTGTTGCAGATTCTGTAAAAAATGTTGACTATGTTAAGTATGGTAATCAAGCCCGGAAAGGAGCAGATTCTTTAGCAACTAGTCTGGGTGCGTTAGTTATGTTTATCCTCAAAGTTTTTGTAAAATTCATAGGTATTTTACTCATAATAATTGGCGGTTCTACACTAATCGCTTTATTTGTAGCCTTAGTATCTGCCGGGACATTAGATGTATTTGGACAACAAGGAAGAATTCTAGGTTATGCCGAGATGGTTAATACATCAGGAGCTCCTATCTGGTTAATTACACTACTTACCTTTTTGGCGATAGGTATACCCTTCTTTATGTTATTTTATCTGGGATTACGCATCTTGGTTAATACACTAAAGAGGTTAAGCCTTACGGCAAAACTATCACTACTGGGCTTGTGGTTAATCTCATTAATTGCCATTGCGGTATTAGGAGTACGACAAGGTATGGCTACTGCTGTTGATGGAGAAGTTTTAATTACTGAAGTTATCGCAGCTAATCCTACAGACACTTTAAAAGTAAAAATGGTGACACAAAACCAGTATGGGGCAGACAAATACCACAATACTAGCTGGAAGATACGTACAGATGAAAACGGAAAGAAAGTTATCTATAATCGAGATGTAAATCTAAGTATTCAAAAAAGCGATTCGCCCGAAGCTAAACTTATCATCAAAAAGAATGCTCAGGGAAGCTCTTATGAAGAAGCCGAAGCACGCGCCGGCACTATTTATTATAACTTTAAATACGAAAATGGCACACTCCTGCTAGATAACTTTTTTGTAACCGAATTAGCAAGTAAATTTAGAGATCAGGAAATAAACTTAATCATCGCAATTCCAGAAGGAATGACCTTACTAACCGATGAAAATATATCTTCTTATCACAGAAGTAGATATTCAGATTTACTCGATCACGATCATATAGGTTATCATACAATTATGCGATCTAATACTCTTATGTGCACAGATTGCCCTTTAGAAGAATTTACAGAAACAAATGACTGGGAATATTCTGAATCAACAACAGATAGTACTTCTACAGATGGCATCTATGAATATAAAGCTAAAGTAACCCCTAAAAAAGATGGCGTTATGGTTAAACAAACAGGTATTAAAGACAGTGTTTATACTAGACAAGATTCTATAAATTAA
- a CDS encoding head GIN domain-containing protein codes for MTTLIKLIIGSLIALVMTSCNFNFEMGQVNGTGNVVTKDLNLSQEFSKIHSSNGWDVVLEKGTTPSVVAEMDENLLEYLDVHFEGNTLRIETTDNSNIGNATSRKIHVTYTQPIEEIKASSASNITATEALTGDRISFDLSSAATVKLPIEIREIVAEASSAATLDLEGEAQTVRFDASSAATINAKDLKSEFCDAEASSAGSIRVYASKEIASKASSAGDIDYWGSPKKVAVIESSGGNISKQ; via the coding sequence ATGACCACACTAATCAAATTAATTATAGGTTCACTTATCGCCTTAGTAATGACCTCGTGTAATTTCAATTTTGAAATGGGGCAAGTTAACGGTACTGGTAATGTTGTAACAAAAGACCTAAACCTAAGCCAGGAATTTTCTAAAATTCACAGTAGTAACGGCTGGGACGTAGTTTTAGAAAAAGGTACTACACCGTCTGTTGTAGCAGAGATGGACGAAAATCTGTTAGAATACTTAGACGTACATTTTGAAGGTAACACACTACGCATAGAAACTACAGACAATTCAAACATAGGAAACGCGACATCACGTAAGATTCACGTGACTTACACGCAACCCATTGAAGAGATTAAAGCAAGTAGCGCATCAAATATTACAGCTACCGAAGCTTTAACAGGAGATCGTATTAGTTTTGATCTGTCAAGTGCAGCAACGGTAAAGCTACCTATAGAAATTCGTGAGATTGTAGCAGAAGCAAGTAGCGCCGCTACTTTAGATCTTGAGGGTGAAGCACAAACAGTTCGTTTTGATGCAAGTTCTGCCGCTACGATTAATGCAAAGGATCTAAAATCTGAATTTTGTGATGCTGAAGCTTCAAGCGCGGGAAGTATTCGAGTTTATGCTTCTAAAGAAATTGCCTCTAAAGCTTCAAGCGCCGGGGATATTGATTACTGGGGATCTCCTAAAAAAGTAGCGGTAATTGAAAGTTCTGGCGGAAACATTAGCAAACAATAA
- a CDS encoding geranylgeranylglycerol-phosphate geranylgeranyltransferase: MWLLLYLVFSKNKRLTFLKLIRYKNLLLIILTQVLVHYGFLKALHLPVLLTHFNFALLVIATVCIAAAGYIINDLNDVESDLINKPSKTYIPHYFSENFAFNSYLVFNIGGVGLGFLLCNRLGLSNFTTVFVLISALLYVYANFLKRVILIGNLVVSLVVASAIFILLIFDILPFLNSFQKELLTPFSVVRDYGIFALLLNFLRELVKDIEDANGDYAVGIKSLPILLGLERTAKIAGYISVVYIFTILGYIYLYVQTNVWLSLYLVAAVIVPLVLFCIKARYAEKQKHYAYLSKLLKFIMLTGILSLGVLTLTLKY, encoded by the coding sequence ATGTGGCTTTTATTATATTTGGTCTTTTCTAAAAACAAAAGATTGACCTTCTTAAAACTTATTAGATATAAAAATCTGCTGTTGATTATATTAACACAGGTTCTGGTTCATTACGGGTTTTTAAAGGCACTACATTTACCTGTGCTTCTAACCCATTTCAACTTTGCATTATTAGTAATTGCAACGGTGTGTATTGCTGCTGCCGGTTATATAATTAATGACTTAAATGACGTTGAAAGTGATTTAATTAACAAACCCTCAAAAACCTATATCCCCCACTATTTTTCAGAAAACTTTGCATTTAATAGTTATCTCGTTTTTAACATTGGTGGAGTAGGTTTAGGCTTTTTGTTATGTAACCGTCTGGGACTATCTAATTTTACGACCGTTTTTGTGCTTATTTCAGCATTGCTGTATGTTTATGCAAACTTTTTAAAAAGAGTAATTCTCATCGGAAACCTAGTAGTTAGTCTCGTGGTAGCTTCAGCTATTTTTATACTTTTAATATTTGATATTTTACCTTTTTTAAACAGTTTTCAAAAAGAATTACTTACTCCATTTTCAGTCGTACGTGATTATGGGATTTTTGCCTTATTGCTTAATTTTCTAAGAGAACTCGTTAAAGATATTGAAGATGCAAATGGCGATTATGCAGTGGGTATAAAATCACTGCCTATTCTTTTAGGTCTGGAGCGCACAGCAAAGATAGCTGGTTACATAAGCGTTGTTTACATTTTTACAATATTAGGCTATATCTATTTGTATGTGCAAACCAATGTTTGGTTATCGCTGTATTTAGTAGCCGCGGTGATTGTTCCGTTAGTTTTATTTTGTATAAAAGCCCGCTATGCAGAAAAACAAAAGCACTATGCATACCTATCAAAACTATTAAAGTTTATTATGCTAACAGGTATTTTATCTCTGGGGGTTTTGACTTTGACACTTAAGTATTAA
- a CDS encoding Maf family nucleotide pyrophosphatase: MLPNLLKNNKIILASQSPRRQELLSALEVDFEVRLKPVEETYPDGMQPFEIAEYIAQKKAAAFLEDLIENEILITGDTLVFKDDQALGKPKDAQHATQMLQLLNGTSHQVISSVCVTTIKQQLTTNDIATVHFRTLSEEEIEHYIKIYRPFDKAGAYGIQEWIGHIALEKLEGSYNTVMGLPTQKLYTLLKQILEH; the protein is encoded by the coding sequence ATGCTTCCTAACCTGCTGAAAAATAATAAAATCATTCTAGCATCCCAATCGCCAAGACGTCAGGAACTACTAAGCGCTCTTGAAGTCGATTTTGAAGTACGTCTAAAACCGGTTGAAGAAACCTATCCCGACGGAATGCAACCTTTTGAAATCGCTGAATATATTGCACAGAAAAAAGCAGCCGCCTTTCTTGAAGACTTAATAGAAAATGAAATCCTCATTACGGGAGACACACTTGTTTTTAAAGATGATCAAGCTCTGGGTAAACCTAAAGATGCACAGCACGCAACTCAAATGCTTCAGTTATTAAATGGTACAAGTCACCAGGTTATTTCTTCAGTATGTGTGACTACAATTAAACAACAATTAACAACTAATGATATTGCAACAGTACACTTCAGGACGCTTTCAGAAGAAGAAATTGAGCATTATATTAAAATCTACAGACCTTTTGACAAAGCAGGTGCATACGGCATTCAAGAATGGATAGGTCACATTGCATTAGAAAAATTAGAAGGCTCTTATAATACGGTTATGGGATTGCCTACACAGAAATTATACACGCTACTTAAACAAATTTTGGAACACTAG
- a CDS encoding PIG-L family deacetylase translates to MRFLIALLCCVTLQMQAQKPKKPSSSEIFEQIKGLNFLGTALYVAAHPDDENTAMISYLANTVHAHTGYLALTRGDGGQNLIGPEIRELLGVIRTQELLAARRTDGGEQRFTRANDFGYSKNPEETLAFWERDQVLSDVVWAIRNFKPDVIINRFDHRSPGTTHGHHTTSAMLSVQAFDLVNDVNTFPKQLELTETWQPKRLFFNTSYWFYGGQEAFDNADKSNLVKVDVGSYYPAYGLSNTEISALSRSQHKSQGFGNTGSRGDQIEYLELLKGEYPQNGNLFEGIDTSWNRVDGGADIGEILEAVEKNYDFKNPAASLPQLLEAYELIKNLKNAHWRDLKITQITAIIKACAGLYLEAASSQQTAVANETINVNFEAINRSEFPVRIESIVLEPSGKKYEVAEPLRSLNFNKRYNMQQKLNIGTAAITTAYWLKEEGSVGMYKVTDQKLIGLPETPKTFKAVFHLKLGDVEIPITTDVIYKYNDRVIGEVYEPFEIVPEASILVKDPVIIFANAEPKTITTEVTAYSSNLKGTVSLKVPDGWKVSAAQPVTISQKGETKNIAFTVTPPKNASEGILQPQLELNGKTLNTKITKIDYEHIPLQTLVLPSTNKLVRLDIAKKGNYIGYIAGAGDAIPESLEQIGYQVALLDINEVTKATLQQFDAVVMGIRAYNVLDELKFKQPLLLDYVNNGGTMIVQYNTARGFNFPNLGPFPLELSSDRVTDEFAEVTILDPTAELLNVPNKITAKDFEGWVQERGLYFPKNWNEAYKPIISMHDKDEDPNEGSLLVAKYGKGHYIYTGLSFFRELPAGVSGAYRLFTNMLSIGKNDQKIKQ, encoded by the coding sequence ATGCGCTTTTTAATCGCTCTACTTTGCTGCGTTACGTTACAAATGCAAGCTCAAAAACCAAAAAAGCCATCCTCTTCAGAAATTTTTGAGCAAATTAAAGGATTAAACTTTTTAGGTACGGCCCTCTATGTTGCTGCACACCCAGATGATGAGAATACTGCAATGATTTCTTATCTCGCTAATACCGTACATGCCCATACAGGATACCTTGCTCTAACTCGAGGTGATGGCGGACAAAACCTAATAGGGCCAGAAATTAGAGAATTACTGGGCGTAATACGTACTCAGGAGTTATTAGCTGCCCGCCGTACAGACGGAGGAGAACAACGTTTTACCCGCGCTAATGATTTTGGTTATTCAAAAAATCCCGAAGAAACCTTAGCCTTTTGGGAACGCGATCAGGTTCTTAGCGATGTGGTATGGGCTATACGTAATTTTAAGCCAGATGTTATTATTAATCGTTTTGATCACAGATCTCCCGGCACCACACACGGTCATCACACCACATCTGCAATGCTAAGTGTACAGGCTTTTGATCTGGTAAATGATGTAAACACTTTTCCAAAACAATTAGAACTTACAGAAACATGGCAACCCAAGCGTCTGTTTTTTAATACCTCTTATTGGTTTTACGGCGGGCAGGAAGCTTTTGATAATGCAGATAAGAGCAACCTCGTCAAAGTTGATGTAGGAAGCTACTACCCTGCTTACGGTTTAAGTAATACCGAAATTTCTGCATTAAGCCGCAGTCAGCATAAATCTCAAGGTTTTGGTAATACAGGTTCTCGTGGAGACCAAATAGAATATCTAGAGCTTTTAAAAGGTGAATACCCACAAAATGGGAATCTTTTTGAAGGAATTGATACCTCCTGGAATCGGGTAGATGGTGGCGCTGACATAGGAGAAATTCTCGAAGCGGTTGAAAAGAATTACGATTTTAAAAATCCGGCAGCGAGTTTACCTCAGCTTTTAGAAGCGTATGAACTGATTAAAAATCTTAAGAATGCACACTGGCGCGATTTAAAAATCACTCAAATTACTGCAATAATTAAGGCCTGCGCAGGTTTGTATTTAGAAGCTGCCAGTTCACAACAAACTGCAGTGGCCAATGAAACTATAAACGTAAATTTTGAAGCCATAAATCGCAGTGAATTTCCTGTAAGAATTGAAAGTATTGTTTTGGAGCCTTCTGGCAAAAAATACGAGGTAGCTGAGCCACTTAGATCGCTAAACTTCAATAAACGTTACAATATGCAGCAAAAACTGAATATAGGTACTGCCGCTATTACAACGGCATATTGGCTAAAAGAAGAAGGATCTGTAGGAATGTATAAGGTTACTGATCAAAAATTAATAGGTCTACCTGAAACTCCTAAAACATTTAAAGCGGTATTCCATTTAAAATTAGGTGATGTAGAAATCCCTATTACTACAGATGTAATCTACAAATACAATGACCGCGTAATTGGTGAAGTTTATGAACCGTTTGAGATTGTCCCCGAAGCTTCGATACTGGTAAAAGACCCTGTAATCATTTTTGCGAATGCAGAACCTAAAACGATTACAACAGAGGTCACCGCTTACAGTTCTAATTTAAAAGGCACCGTATCTTTAAAGGTACCTGACGGCTGGAAGGTAAGCGCAGCGCAGCCTGTAACTATTTCACAAAAAGGAGAAACAAAAAATATTGCTTTTACCGTTACTCCTCCCAAGAATGCGAGTGAAGGCATTTTACAACCTCAACTTGAGTTAAACGGAAAAACACTAAACACTAAAATTACTAAAATCGATTATGAGCATATCCCGTTGCAAACGCTCGTTCTCCCGTCTACTAATAAGCTCGTGCGTCTTGATATTGCTAAAAAAGGAAACTATATAGGCTACATTGCCGGTGCCGGTGACGCCATCCCAGAAAGCCTGGAGCAAATAGGATATCAAGTGGCTCTTCTTGACATTAATGAAGTTACTAAAGCGACTTTACAACAGTTTGATGCTGTAGTTATGGGTATAAGAGCTTATAATGTTTTAGACGAACTCAAATTTAAACAACCCCTGTTGCTAGATTATGTAAATAATGGAGGTACGATGATTGTACAATACAATACAGCCCGTGGTTTTAACTTTCCTAATCTGGGGCCTTTTCCACTTGAGTTGAGTAGCGACCGGGTTACCGATGAGTTTGCAGAAGTAACAATTCTAGATCCTACAGCAGAACTTTTAAATGTTCCGAATAAAATAACAGCAAAAGACTTTGAAGGGTGGGTACAAGAACGTGGTTTATACTTTCCTAAAAATTGGAATGAAGCATACAAACCCATAATTTCTATGCACGACAAAGATGAGGACCCAAATGAAGGTAGCTTGCTTGTGGCAAAATATGGTAAAGGTCATTATATTTATACCGGTCTCAGTTTCTTTAGAGAACTTCCGGCGGGAGTTTCTGGAGCATACAGGCTTTTTACCAATATGCTTTCAATAGGAAAAAACGACCAAAAAATTAAACAATGA
- a CDS encoding sodium:solute symporter has protein sequence MQTIDWIVLVATLAFIVIYGVYKTRGRTNVQDYIRGGNESKWWTVGLSVMATQASAITFLSTPGQAYNDGLGFVQFYFGLPIAMIVICIFFIPIYYKLNVYTAYEYLESRFDQRTRSLASGLFLLSRGLAAGITIFAPSIILSAVLGWDLNTLNIIIGLLVVVYTISGGTKAVTVTQKQQMGVIFLGMFVAFFLIISYLPQDISFNNALEIAGASGKLDVLDFSFDFNNRYTFWSGILGGTFLMLSYFGTDQSQVQRYLSGKSIREMQLGMIFNGLLKVPMQFFILLVGVMVFVFYQFNPTPLNFNPAATNAVVGTPFEKEYNTLQNKLNELRSDKSELSYLVAENASKQITAANGEQITTALALANLNKEEKTLREKARMVINQADQNVEVNDKDYVFIHFILNNLPRGLIGLLLAVILSAAMSSTASELNALAATTTVDFYRRNLDEEKEESHFVDATKWFTLSWGILAILIACTANLFDNLIQLVNIIGSIFYGTILGIFMSAFFIKKIQSKAVFIAAILTQLIVIILFSLDKLEYIQLPYLWLNFVGCALVILIGLTLQTTFKDSPKTELLE, from the coding sequence ATGCAAACTATAGATTGGATTGTTCTGGTTGCTACACTTGCTTTTATTGTAATTTATGGTGTTTACAAAACACGTGGACGTACTAATGTTCAGGATTATATACGCGGTGGAAATGAATCTAAATGGTGGACAGTAGGGTTATCTGTAATGGCAACACAAGCCAGTGCGATTACCTTTTTATCTACTCCGGGCCAGGCTTACAATGATGGTTTAGGTTTTGTTCAATTCTATTTTGGGTTGCCTATCGCAATGATTGTAATTTGTATATTTTTTATTCCTATTTATTATAAACTTAATGTTTATACGGCTTATGAGTATTTAGAAAGCAGATTTGATCAACGCACACGCTCACTTGCTTCCGGCTTATTTTTATTATCTCGCGGACTCGCTGCAGGTATTACCATATTTGCTCCGTCAATTATTTTATCTGCCGTATTAGGATGGGACCTAAATACACTCAATATTATAATTGGTCTACTTGTAGTAGTTTACACAATTTCTGGAGGAACAAAAGCAGTTACCGTCACACAAAAACAACAAATGGGTGTGATTTTCTTAGGTATGTTTGTCGCTTTCTTTCTCATTATAAGCTACCTGCCTCAAGACATCAGTTTTAATAATGCCTTAGAAATTGCAGGAGCAAGTGGTAAACTCGATGTTCTTGATTTCTCATTTGATTTTAATAATCGCTATACCTTCTGGAGTGGTATTCTAGGTGGTACATTTTTAATGCTTTCCTATTTTGGTACAGATCAAAGTCAGGTGCAACGCTATCTAAGCGGAAAATCTATTCGGGAAATGCAATTGGGGATGATTTTTAATGGTCTATTAAAAGTACCTATGCAATTCTTTATTTTGCTTGTAGGGGTTATGGTTTTCGTTTTTTATCAATTTAATCCTACACCTCTAAACTTTAATCCCGCTGCAACAAATGCAGTTGTAGGCACACCTTTTGAAAAAGAATACAATACACTTCAGAATAAATTAAATGAGCTTCGGTCAGATAAATCTGAACTCAGTTATTTAGTTGCAGAAAATGCATCTAAGCAAATCACAGCAGCAAATGGTGAGCAAATTACCACAGCTCTAGCCTTGGCAAATCTTAATAAAGAGGAAAAAACACTACGAGAAAAAGCCCGTATGGTAATTAATCAGGCAGACCAAAATGTAGAAGTTAATGACAAAGATTATGTCTTTATTCATTTTATACTTAATAATTTACCCCGAGGTCTTATAGGACTTCTACTTGCAGTAATTCTATCTGCAGCGATGTCATCTACTGCATCAGAACTTAATGCCCTCGCAGCAACGACCACGGTAGATTTTTACAGACGTAATCTAGATGAAGAAAAAGAAGAATCTCACTTTGTTGATGCTACAAAGTGGTTTACACTCAGTTGGGGAATTCTTGCCATTTTAATAGCCTGTACGGCCAATCTATTTGACAATTTAATACAGTTAGTAAATATAATTGGCTCCATATTTTACGGTACGATTCTAGGTATATTTATGTCGGCCTTCTTTATTAAAAAAATCCAGTCTAAAGCTGTTTTTATCGCTGCGATACTTACTCAACTTATTGTCATCATATTATTCAGTTTAGATAAATTAGAATACATACAATTACCGTATTTATGGCTCAACTTTGTAGGTTGTGCTTTAGTCATTTTAATTGGGCTGACTTTACAAACTACTTTTAAAGACAGTCCTAAAACAGAGCTATTAGAATAA
- a CDS encoding Gfo/Idh/MocA family protein yields MKTIRWGILGLGKIANSFATDMQHVNDSVVYAVASRSQDKADEFGANYKATKCYNSYEQLAKDPDVDAVYIATPHVRHYEDTLLCLSHGKAVLCEKPFAMNLQQVEEMISVARANNVLLMEALWTRMMPHFKFVKEELESGKFGAVKTLNADFSFNAPVNLEGRLYNKDLGGGSLLDIGIYPVFCALALIGTPETINAKAKIGKTEVDEEIEITFNYNSETQAFLSSSILKDTPTTATLVCDNGIIYLHSKFHHTDKVTTILNGVKVEHDFRYTAKGYHFEIMHFAELLRAHKTESPLMSFDFSKTLISTLDEIRELIGLHYA; encoded by the coding sequence ATGAAAACAATTCGTTGGGGAATATTAGGACTAGGCAAAATTGCAAATAGTTTTGCAACAGATATGCAACACGTGAACGACTCTGTTGTTTATGCAGTAGCATCACGATCGCAGGATAAAGCTGATGAATTTGGAGCTAATTACAAAGCGACAAAATGTTATAACAGTTATGAGCAACTTGCAAAAGATCCTGATGTTGATGCGGTTTATATAGCCACACCCCATGTGCGTCATTATGAAGATACGCTGCTTTGTCTTTCTCACGGAAAAGCGGTACTGTGTGAAAAACCCTTTGCTATGAATTTACAGCAGGTTGAAGAAATGATTTCTGTAGCTAGAGCTAACAATGTGTTGTTGATGGAAGCATTGTGGACCCGTATGATGCCGCACTTCAAATTTGTCAAAGAAGAATTAGAGTCCGGGAAGTTTGGAGCGGTAAAAACACTTAATGCTGATTTCTCGTTTAATGCACCTGTTAATTTAGAAGGTAGGTTGTACAATAAAGATCTAGGTGGTGGCTCATTGTTAGATATAGGTATTTACCCCGTTTTCTGTGCTTTGGCATTAATAGGAACTCCTGAAACAATTAACGCCAAAGCAAAAATAGGAAAAACTGAAGTCGACGAAGAAATTGAAATTACCTTTAACTACAATTCAGAAACACAAGCGTTTCTATCTTCAAGTATTTTAAAGGATACACCTACCACGGCTACATTGGTATGTGACAATGGCATTATTTATTTACATAGTAAATTTCACCATACAGACAAGGTTACTACAATTTTAAATGGCGTAAAAGTCGAACACGATTTTAGATATACCGCCAAAGGATATCATTTTGAAATTATGCATTTTGCAGAACTTCTGAGAGCGCACAAAACAGAAAGCCCACTAATGTCTTTTGATTTTAGCAAAACACTCATTAGTACCTTAGATGAGATTAGAGAGTTAATAGGATTACACTACGCATAA